The genome window cctgtgaggtgggtggggccaagagagcccctagaagctgtgactgacccaaggtcacccagctggcttcaagtggaggagtggggaatttaaTTTACTGTTAAATACAGTGATAATGgtaccatatttactcaaaaggaagacaacTCTGAATGTAAAACAACTTCCCCCAATATTGTTATATACAGAAACTTTTATATTATTGGATATAACTTGTATGTGCATGCAAAtgacccccctcctttttttgatGGCACGCCTGGGGGGGAAAAAAAACTACTCTTGCGTTTCAGTAAATGTAATATTTTTGCTTCTTCCAGCTATTTCATGGGCCTGGCTTTCTGTAGCAATACCTAACTTGCATTTGCTTCCTTCACAAGTATTTGCAGGTGCCGGCAGATATAACCAGGAGTGAGGTACTTGCTTTCCTCTCTGGGCTGGCCAACTTGGCATCTCATGTGAATGAGGCACCCCTGTCAAGGCAGGAAAAGACGGATCTCCGCCCCAGGCAAGAGCGGGCAACCTTTCCTCAGCCCCCGCTTCGGGAAAAGGCACCTTGCAAGAACTTCTTCTGGAAGACTTTCTCCTCCTGCTAACAGAACTGTCTCCCTGGAATGCTTCCTTAACACCACTGGACTTTCTTGAGATGAGTATGACCAGTGAGAGCTCTCTCTTGGGAGCTAGCGCTCTTGTATGATTAAATTTCTTACCCTCCCGTTTGTCCATAATTAGACCCAGGGAAACAAagagagtcttgtggcacctgacGACTAAGCAGATTTTTTCTTGTGGCAGAATCCTTCATGAACCAGATGTGCACTTTGTCCAATGTGCAGTTACCTTCCAGTGGCAGATGTGTGCATGGGTACAAGCGGAAGAAAGGGGTGGTGGGCGAGTCATTTCAAAGTAAGGCCAGAATGTCAAGCCATCAAGAGATTGGTATATGAGGTCACAACATGTAGCATGTGTGAAAACGGGATCCAGTCAAAAAAAGTGAACGATCCCATCACTGGAGAT of Eublepharis macularius isolate TG4126 chromosome 17, MPM_Emac_v1.0, whole genome shotgun sequence contains these proteins:
- the CORT gene encoding cortistatin, with product MAFLAQSPLCLFLLLLVSFPWSMGAAAASVPISEGLVWKDRKYLQVPADITRSEVLAFLSGLANLASHVNEAPLSRQEKTDLRPRQERATFPQPPLREKAPCKNFFWKTFSSC